The segment TACGTCGGCAATACATTATACAAGTATCCCTATAACGTATTACACAAGTATTCTTTTTTGATTAACGAGAAGTCCTAAATATCACACGCGTTTTATAGCCTTTTCTGCACTTGGATGTTTGTGcatgtaaaagataaaaattaacagaaaattACGTGTAACCAAAATCtgtatttaacataaattttggtaagaaatttttatccaaaaataAGTTATTCAATCTAAAATTCAACTTTTCCTACCAAAAAAGTGCAGgcattaatattaagaaatacattttatttatcaaaaaaaaggCAGAATAAAATGAGATTGTGATTCAAGtagcaatgaaaaaaattccttcGAATTCGCACATCAGATTGGTTATGTTGTTAGCGGTCCGATacaaaacagaaatatatatttctctcgcTTTCGCAGATTGCGAAACAATGTACatcgtaaatatatatatcgaaaatTACCACAAACCACATACGCGATATCAGCAGACATGGAACTCCGATATTAACGTAATTTCTCTTTTCGTTTAACATGGTTACCCCCAAtcgtatattaatatcatttcaGCATTTATCACGGATAAAAGGATTAAATGCGAGATTTCAACAAGCGACCTATAAATGTCTAAACCAACTACAATCCACCGCTCTACCAACTGAACTATCGAAGGTTACAGCCGGTTAGCAGCCCGATACGTCTGATTGTGAGACACCTTGCATAGTTTAATACCTAatgattatttcttaaataattgatttaaacGCTGTTACAATTTGTATATACTTTGTTTGCTACAGATCACACACCACACAAAACTTGTGAACAACTGCACTGCTGCGCACCGTGCCGGTAAGTCAATccaatttgtttttgtttttgtttcatttCAATATCGTTAAgagaaaagatttaaaaataatataaaagatgcaAGGTTCTCACAATCAGACGTGCACTTCGCGAGCAAGGTAGTTAGGTTAGGTAATACAAAGTGACTCACCGAAGATGCCTTGCCCAATGTCAATTGTCGTCTCCGTCCTGCTCGTCACCGAAGATGAGCAAATCCTTTGTGGCTAAGTTTTCGGGTTGTTTCACTTCTTCCGGACACCTGCGAAAATCTCGCTGTACAATCTCGTTCACGCATATCAAACGTCATGTCAAAACTCGCGCATACATCGTCACAATAAACTTTAGATAAACGCGCAAAATGGCGGACCGCCTGGTCACGTAGGCCCCGGCGATTTTGTTAAGATACTTACAACGACATCTATCCTTCAGCTCTACAAACTTCTATGTAGTGCGGcgaatattatgtaaaatatggacGACAGATTTTGACCGATTCCACACAAATGCAAACATCGAAATCGCGACATTGGCGTACTATAATAATTGCGCGCGATGCTTAATAAATTACGATGAATATTCGCTTTATGAGACACTTACAGTAAACTGCAAAACGGATTGAATGTAACTCCACGATCCGACGCGGGATGCAATATGTCTACGAATTTTGGTCAATTTTAAACACATAAACGCGGAATCGCGATATTCGCGTACACTGATAATTGTTCCCGATGTTTAACGTATTACAACAAATGTCCGATACTTTTTGAGATACATTCGCGGTTATCGCGTAAAATTCACTTTCACAGAGTAATAATCGTGTAAAAGTAAGGAACGATTCGAACATGACTCCATCAGCCGCCATGGCTCGTTGCAAACTGGCTACTAGTAATTCAGTGCTGCCAGATTGAAGACCCGAGCAACAAGCCATCGAACGCACACACAATCAAGAATCATGTATGTACATGACTGTCTACAATATCGTATGACTGCCAGTGGTCCACACACACGCACGGAGCCGTAAACCGCTGTCTACAAATGCTATATCACTGTTGGTTACTATCGAAGAGTCAATTGCGATTCTCGAAATAGTGcaaaaatggaccaatcacATTGCGATATAGAATCTAATCGATTTAATTGCACTTTTAGTACTTTTTGTACCTAAAGGTATATTTAGACAAATTTTGCTTATGCACTTATACAAATTGGTCTAGAAATACCTTAAGAAATTCAAACGATATCAAAGTGATTACGATTCTCGAAAATCGAAAGCTCGAAGCGAGGAACCAATCACAATAATCAATTTGtgtggaaataaaattcataatattttatatgtaatatttaatagtatacattttggaaaaagtcaagttaataaaataattgcaatatattatttaatataatttccaatattgaaaataatactaaaatattcaaacgtagaaagaaaaattactttatcgGCGACAGTGTGTACACgtaacaaaatatacatatatatatgtatatgttctATAACGATCTCGTATTATCGTGTAACAATCCATAAATATTTCCTTTATCAGAACGCATTTGATATTTATCtcgaattaatattatactatataaaaaaacaactaTGACGTTTTTGTGACGATAAATACTTGAATCTTTTTCTTCACTATGcatgaaaatcttttttaaatctaacCTCTTTGATAATCCAGTTTTTGCCCATTATCATTCCGAATATTCTAACGTCTTTGATTGTTTACTTATAccaattgtgataaaaaaatttaaactacaTGTCAAAGTTTTGTAGCATGATCGCTGAATTCTAGAAAATGCAAACTGTGTGAAATGGAGCAGAACACATCAGAAGTGAACTTATTGAatcaagagaaaaatatgaagaaagaAGAATCGTGGTTCTTAGACACGAATCATCAACAGCAGTCACAAAACCCAATCTTCTATTATAAATGTGATAATAACATGGGTAAACttgaattcatttttaatatatttatctttgctAAGATATTTGCTATATAATCTCTGTGTTGTTTGTTCAGTATTAACAGATgatataaatgaattatcaACAAATACAAAGTGGTGGAAAGATGTATCTTCTGATAATATAAGATTAACATCagaatctgaaaaaatatttgtggaAACTTATTCATTAATAGGTATGTATCTTctttttgctattttattttagaaaatatttgtatactaaataatattgtcaacatatattattataaaataatatattcaatatttttaaaataatataactaacttttaaaattaatatataattttattgcaataaaattgcaaattgcataTTATTGCAGAACACACTACAGATTCACAGTCATCAGATATATCGCAAGATCCATTTTCAGTAAATAGTGAAGACTCTGAAAaaagtttgattaaatttaaacaaggAAAGAAAGCAAAATCATTAAGGAAACATCAAGAATCTATAAAACGTACAAAGCATCCTGAAAACTGGAAagtaaatgtaaagaaaaatgctAGATTAAAAGGGGAAGAATACATCGGTGTTGGAGGtaattgcagaaataataaatgcgcagttaaatataatttagtataataagtagtatataataatgcatattttttcCTTTGTATAGGCAAGATAGTGGCAGCTAAGAAGATGGGTCGTCCTTGTGTCTGTCGTATGCaatgcacaaataaaatagatgaaaaGGAACGTGAAGAGTTGCACAAGGTCTTTTGGAAAACATATACATGGCAACAGCGAAAGCAGTATATTGCACTCTCTGTCAAAGAGTCCCCGAAACAGCGTACTCGTTTGCGCAATGTTCAGTCTGAGCATTCTTCAAGACGTCGGCAAGTGACCTTTACTTATTCCCTAATGTTGAAGGGCAAATTTATCACTGTCTGCAAGTCTATGTTTCTTAGCACATTTGCTGTGTCGGAGAAATTTGTGCGACACGTAATGGAGAAGAAACGAATATCGCCAGGTGGGATCATCGGTCCAGACCAAAGAGGCAGACATACAccaaaaactaaaaaaagtgAGGATGTAAAAGATCGAGTGCGCGAACACATTAAGTCATTTCCAACGGAGAAATCAACGGATCTTAAAGATTGCAGTGGTAGACAGTACCTGGATTCAAGTTTAAGTATTGCAGCAATGCATAAATCCTATGTGTTGAAGTGCAAACAGGAGGGTGTTTCTGAAAATGATATAGTGAAAGAGAGTTACTATAGAGAAATGTTTAAAACGGAGTTCAATCTTGGATTTAAACGTGTACAAAGCAAGGAAAAGAAATTGCTATCAAACATTGATATTGTTGAACTAAACATTGATATGTCGAGACAAATAGTACAAGAATAGTACAGATTAGTTGTCCgattatggaaaaaaatacaggTTAgctcaaaatttattgatatttatttgttttactctctttattttgcattaagtgataaaataacaattaaatgacTCAGTAATGTACATACgtatgaaatatatacattgaaATATGCTTTTCTACAtagtaaatttcaatttcattaaCGTTAAACATACGCAGAACATCACagtttgaataatataacacaTAAGTATGTAGTATACGTAATATGCatgatcaaatatttttcacaagtaatatattaacaagacatatacaattaaaaattatttcctttatataaaaaaaaattatttttttaatattagaaaaatatttcttatattaaaaatgtacaaatctTTCTAGATACAAATCTTTCTAgattcttttcaaattttctgtCTTATGCTTTTAgatgcataattatttatagttcagttagtttataaaaactgttagTCGATGAAAGCTGGTTTAGCTgttttttacatgttatataaattgttacacAAGTTCTGCAAAAGTTTGTACAAGTATATGCTACTGTTTTACATACTGTTTGCACATTATTTGcatactattatatttaaaactgtaGTCGAGTCGATAAAttcattatgttatatatattaccataattttaataccagatctagtttttttaaaaagatttctgAATTTTACCTTAAGataaactaaatttaaaatgattaaatagtcaatatataaaacaattgttCGCGAAactattttctataaattttaaactaatcCATAAATTTTAGAGAGACCAACAGTAATCTTTTATACACACAGTTACTGTACATCAATAATCAGTAACAATATTTgtcgatattttatattactacaaAACTTCACTAATTATCATCATGATCAGGGCTGGACAAAATGTATTAcaaattgtatttcaaatacaataaaatatttgaaatacaaaatgtacaatgCTAACACAATCTtggtatttaaattataaaatacaaaatacttttaatttttaattttcgatttaagatacaaaaattttaaataaaaaaattgaagatattttgcaataaatactaaaattgttagtttttgtattttgtatttcaaatatgtttGCCCAGCCCTGATCATGATTAATAAGATTGTCGTAATTCATGGAAACTTATTATCTACAATATCTgttaatatagtaaaaatgccttctcttaataatacaaaatctatcctaaaaaagatttacttttttaaataattctttatcctGCATTATTTCATTCTTTCTATAGCCACTATTACTCTTCCAAATGCGCATTGATGTACAAGTATGTCATAAAAATCtttgttgcaattaatttttttctgtctgTGAACTAACTTCTTTACATCGAAGCGTTGCCGCTTCTATTGCATCAATTAAGGCTGATCTTAAACCACGTTTTTCTAATTGGTGAATTCCAGTTATGGTGCATCCTGTAAGAAAGTTGAAAGAAAGATGTACATGGATTGAAAGGAAATGGGagttatattgtta is part of the Linepithema humile isolate Giens D197 chromosome 3, Lhum_UNIL_v1.0, whole genome shotgun sequence genome and harbors:
- the LOC105670348 gene encoding uncharacterized protein encodes the protein MEQNTSEVNLLNQEKNMKKEESWFLDTNHQQQSQNPIFYYKCDNNMVLTDDINELSTNTKWWKDVSSDNIRLTSESEKIFVETYSLIEHTTDSQSSDISQDPFSVNSEDSEKSLIKFKQGKKAKSLRKHQESIKRTKHPENWKVNVKKNARLKGEEYIGVGGKIVAAKKMGRPCVCRMQCTNKIDEKEREELHKVFWKTYTWQQRKQYIALSVKESPKQRTRLRNVQSEHSSRRRQVTFTYSLMLKGKFITVCKSMFLSTFAVSEKFVRHVMEKKRISPGGIIGPDQRGRHTPKTKKSEDVKDRVREHIKSFPTEKSTDLKDCSGRQYLDSSLSIAAMHKSYVLKCKQEGVSENDIVKESYYREMFKTEFNLGFKRVQSKEKKLLSNIDIVELNIDMSRQIVQE